In Shouchella patagoniensis, the following are encoded in one genomic region:
- the copZ gene encoding copper chaperone CopZ: MENATIEVKGMSCGHCVASIEKALSALEGVGEVHVSLEKNEVNISYDQTKLEFDAIKEEIEDQGYDAK, translated from the coding sequence TTGGAAAATGCAACGATTGAAGTAAAAGGAATGTCTTGTGGCCATTGTGTGGCTTCGATTGAAAAAGCTCTTTCAGCACTTGAAGGAGTGGGTGAGGTTCATGTATCGCTTGAAAAAAATGAGGTAAACATATCTTATGACCAAACCAAGCTAGAGTTCGATGCAATTAAGGAAGAAATTGAAGATCAAGGGTATGATGCAAAATAG
- a CDS encoding sporulation histidine kinase inhibitor Sda — MSLNYINDTLLIEAYEKAVKHGLNQDFIELIKSELLRRNIRFDNDGSK; from the coding sequence GTGTCACTAAATTACATTAATGATACATTATTAATTGAAGCTTATGAAAAGGCTGTAAAACACGGACTGAATCAGGATTTTATAGAACTAATAAAATCAGAATTACTTCGAAGGAACATTCGTTTCGATAACGATGGATCGAAGTAA
- a CDS encoding metal-sensing transcriptional repressor: MNHQETKEERTTHRHVSDKTQIQNRLKRIEGQVRGIHKMIEEDRYCVDVLVQLSAIQAALKKVSMHMLEDHSKHCLSDAIKNGDGEEAISELMDIIGRFSK; this comes from the coding sequence GTGAACCATCAAGAGACAAAAGAAGAGCGGACTACTCATCGTCATGTATCAGATAAAACTCAAATTCAAAATCGGCTAAAACGAATTGAAGGTCAAGTTCGGGGTATTCATAAAATGATTGAAGAAGATCGATACTGCGTTGATGTGCTCGTCCAACTTTCAGCCATACAAGCTGCTTTGAAGAAAGTAAGCATGCACATGTTGGAGGACCACTCAAAACACTGCTTGTCAGATGCGATTAAAAATGGAGACGGAGAAGAAGCGATTTCAGAGTTAATGGATATCATTGGCCGATTTTCGAAATAA
- a CDS encoding GNAT family N-acetyltransferase has protein sequence MDSESFNTPRLILRELLEEDAEALFPIWSDIRVTRYMKIDTLETLDQAREVIRFLHTQVSEGKASRYVIILKDTNEIIGSCGFETFQTEHRSAKISYELGKHFWGKGFASEALRSILADGFKRYDLHRVEARIEPENDRSIHALHKLGFMREGRLRDVQLKGDRFVDQLIFSLLREEIE, from the coding sequence TTGGACAGTGAGAGTTTTAATACCCCAAGACTAATCCTTCGTGAACTTTTAGAAGAAGATGCAGAAGCATTATTTCCAATTTGGTCAGATATACGTGTGACACGATACATGAAAATTGATACGCTGGAAACACTAGATCAAGCGCGAGAAGTTATTCGGTTTTTACACACACAAGTCTCTGAAGGAAAGGCATCACGTTACGTCATTATCCTAAAAGACACAAATGAAATCATTGGTTCATGTGGGTTTGAAACCTTTCAAACAGAACACCGTAGCGCGAAAATAAGCTATGAACTTGGGAAACATTTTTGGGGCAAAGGGTTTGCTTCTGAGGCACTACGTTCTATACTAGCAGACGGTTTTAAACGATATGATTTACATAGAGTTGAAGCTCGTATCGAACCAGAAAATGACCGATCCATTCATGCACTTCATAAGCTTGGTTTTATGCGAGAAGGTAGACTACGCGACGTTCAACTAAAAGGGGATCGTTTTGTAGATCAGTTGATTTTTTCATTGTTACGCGAAGAAATTGAATAA